TGCCTTAAACGCTCAATTTGAGTCTCTGTAAGCTCAAATGTCACAGCTACTCGAAATTCGGCATCGGGATACTCGATTCCATCTTCGATTAGCCGGATTAAAAGGTCTAATGCGGCATCTTTTCTGATCATTTGGCAATTACCTCCAACTCCTCTCGGATTGCTCCGACTACTTTGCCTCCTGGCAAGACTACGATATAGCGATCGCAAAACCTCATGTTCACGAAATATTTCCGAATATCTTCGCTCTAGTGGCGCACCAAGCGCCAACAATAAATCTGGTTCCCGCTATCGATTCGGATCTAGTTCAGCCTATATTCTCCGTTTACTTCGCGATGAATCGTGTAGGCAACATAATTCACACAGTTGTCTGGTTGAGCCTCTAATTCCAGTTCTTTGAGCAATTCGGCCTTTTCCATGGATCGGTGGGGGCATGGGCTTCGAGATGCTCTCTTAGGCGTTGATATGTCGAGTTGGGGATTTTCATCAGCTTCGTCATTACATATAGTTGACGGAAAACGTTTTCCGTCAACCAAAATTATTGTAGACTATCGAAGATCAACTATTATCTCATCTCCACTTGTGACTAAAATTATTGCAACATTTAACCAAGCTGGAGGAGTGGCCAAGACTACTCTAGTCCAAAACTTGGGCTATCACTTGCACCTGAACAAACATCCTACTCTTTTAGTTGACATGGACCCTCAAGGCTCACTGACTACTTTTATGGGGTTAGAACCTCATGAATTAGAAGAAACTATTAGTAACTCAATTCTTCATGAAGAAATCCCTCTACCCATTCATCTCAACCTACATGGTTGTGATTTGATTCCGGCTAACATTACACTTAGCGCTGTTGAACTTCAATTAGCTAGTGTAATGGCAAGAGAAGTACGTTTAAAACAAGTTTTACAATCTCTTAGCTCTACCTATGATTATATTTTGATAGACTGCCCACCATCATTAGGTATTCTTTCTATTCTGAGTTTAGCGGCGGCAACTCACGTACTAGTTCCAATTCAAACACAT
Above is a genomic segment from Merismopedia glauca CCAP 1448/3 containing:
- a CDS encoding ParA family protein yields the protein MTKIIATFNQAGGVAKTTLVQNLGYHLHLNKHPTLLVDMDPQGSLTTFMGLEPHELEETISNSILHEEIPLPIHLNLHGCDLIPANITLSAVELQLASVMAREVRLKQVLQSLSSTYDYILIDCPPSLGILSILSLAAATHVLVPIQTHFKAFKGTELLLDTIKQIRKHVNPQLAIAGFVPTLFTNANQDKSILEALEQQLSSLAKVYPAIPRATAFADAAMNRQPLAIYSPKHPSLDVLNKIAQGMDRL